The following coding sequences lie in one Opisthocomus hoazin isolate bOpiHoa1 chromosome 7, bOpiHoa1.hap1, whole genome shotgun sequence genomic window:
- the RPL27A gene encoding large ribosomal subunit protein uL15, whose amino-acid sequence MPSRLRKTRKLRGHVSHGHGRVGKHRKHPGGRGNAGGLHHHRINFDKYHPGYFGKVGMRHYHLKRNQKFCPTVNLDKLWTLVSEQTRLNYAKNEAGLAPVIDVVRSGYYKVLGKGKLPKQPVIVKAKFFSRRAEEKIKEVGGACVLVA is encoded by the exons ATG CCGTCCCGACTGAGGAAGACCCGAAAGCTGAGAGGGCACGTGAGCCACGGCCACGGCCGCGTTG GCAAACACAGGAAACATCCTGGAGGACGTGGTAATGCTGGTGGTTTACACCATCACAGGATTAACTTTGATAAATA TCACCCTGGTTACTTTGGGAAAGTAGGCATGAGACACTATCACTTGAAGAGAAACCAAAAGTTCTGTCCCACTGTCAATTTGGACAAACTGTGGACGCTTGTCAGTGAGCAGACAAGGCTCAATTACGCCAAGAATGAGGCTGGACTGGCCCCAGTCATTGACGTTGTGCGCTCA GGCTACTACAAAGTCCTGGGCAAGGGGAAGCTGCCCAAGCAGCCGGTAATTGTGAAAGCAAAGTTCTTCAGTcgaagagcagaggagaagatcAAGGAAGTTGGTGGTGCCTGTGTGCTGGTGGCATGA